The DNA sequence CGTTCCATTTCTGGCTGCCCAACGCGATGGCCGCGCCGACGCCAGTCTCCGCGTATCTGCATTCCGCGACGATGGTGAAGGCGGGCGTGTACCTGCTGGCGCGCCTGAATCCGTCGCTGGGGGGCACCGAGGTCTGGTTCACGCTGCTCGCGCTGTTCGGTGCGGTGACGATGTTCGTCGGGGTGTTCCTGTCGTTCCGCAGCACCGGCATCAAGAGCGTGCTGGCGTATTCGACGGTGATGGCGCTGGGCACGCTGACGATGCTGATCGGCATCGGCACCGATACCGCATTGCTCGCGGCGATGGCGTTCCTGCTCGCGCATTCGCTGTACAAGGGCGCGTTGTTCCTGGTCGCGGGCATTCTCGACCACAAGGCGGGCGCGAAGGACTTCCTGCAAACCGGCGGGTTACGAGCGGCGCTGCCGATCACATCGGCATTCGCGATTCTCGCGGCATTGTCGATGGCCGGTGTATTGCCGTTGTTCGGCTTCGTCGCGAAAGAGCTGATGCTCGAGTCGGTGCTCGATGCGCCGGGGCTGGTTCCGCTGCTGGCGCTGCTCGCGATCGCCTCGGCGATCCTCGGTGTCGGCGTCGCGGCGATTGTCGGCATTCGGCCGTGGTTCGGTCCGCGCGTGGACACGCCGAAGACACCGCAGGAGGCGCCGCTCGCGCTGATCGCGGGTCCCGCGGTGCTGGCGAGCCTCGGTCTCGTGTTCGGTCTCGGCACGGGCCTGGCCGAGGACGGCATCCTCGCCGCCGCGGCGCAGGCGGTCAACGGTGGCGTGCCGGTGGATGCGTACCTGGCGCTCTGGCACGGGCTCAACTGGCCGCTTGCGATCAGCGTGCTCGCGCTGGTGGGCGGGCTGTTCCTGTACAGCCGCTGGGACCGCGTGCGCGAGCAGCTGGCCTGGGTCGATACCGCGTCGCGCTACGGTCCCGAGCGCGGCTACGACAAGATGATGGACGGTATCGTCGGCGTCTCGGACTGGCAGACGCGGGTGCTGCAAAGCGGCTATCTGCGTTTCTACATCATGTTCGTGATCGTCTCCACCGCGCTGATGGTCGGCGTGACTGCGCAGATCTTTGGCGTTTCGGTCGACCCCCTGGCGATCGCCGATCTGCGCCTCTATGAGATGGCGATCGTCGCGATCATGGCCCTGTCCGCGCTGTACGCGATTCTTACCCGCTCGCGTCTGGGCGCGGTCGCGGCGCTCGGTTCGTTCGGTTTCACCGTCGCACTGGTGTTCGTGCTGTACAGCGCGCTGGATGTGGGCATCACCCAGATCCTGGTCGAGACGCTGACGGTGATCCTGCTGGTGCTGGTGCTGTTCCGCCTGCCCGGCTTCCTCGGGCTGTCGCCGTGGTGGGTCAGGCTGCGGGATGCGACGATCGCGCTTGCGGCCGGCGGTATGGTGACGCTCCTCATCCTCAGCACGCACAGCGCGCGCGAGTTCGAACCGATTGCGTGGGAACTGATCGAGTGGTCGGTGCCCGAGGGCTATGGCCGCAACGTGGTGAACGTGATCCTGGTCGACTTCCGGACGCTCGATACATTGGGTGAGATCTTCGTGCTGGCGCTGGCGGCCGTGGGCGTTTACGCGATGATCCGCTTCCGCGCGGAGGACCGTCGATGAACATGTATTCGCTGATCCTGCGCACCGCGGGGAATTTCCTGCTGCCGTTGCTGCTGCTGTTCTCGGTGTTCCTGCTGCTGCGCGGCCACGACGAGCCGGGTGGTGGATTCATCGCCGGGCTGGTCGCCGCCGGTGCGATCGTGCTGTACGTCTTTTCGATGGACATCGCGTCCGCGCGCCGGCTGCTGCGCGTCGATCCGCGCGACCTGCTCGGCGCGGGGATGGTGATCGCGGTGCTGAGCGGCGCGCCCGCGGCGTTTCTGGGTCAGCCGTACTTCACCGCGCAGTGGTGGGAGTTCGCTTTGCCCGGTGGTGGTGAGCTGAAGCTGAGCACGGTGCTGATCTTCGACATCGGCGTATATCTGGTGGTCGTCGGCGCGGTGCTGACGATCATTCTCAACCTGGCCGAGGCGGAGGACTGACGATGGAAATCGTGATGGCCGTCACCGTCGGCTTTCTTTACGCGGCGGCGCTGTACATGATGCTGCGCCGTTCAATCGTCAAGCTCGTGATCGGCCTGGTGCTGCTGTCGAACGCGGCGAACCTGCTGATCTTCACGGCTGCCGGCATGGTGCGCGGCGCGCCCCCGCTGATCTACCCGGGAGAACTCCTGCCGCCCGGCGTCAGCGCCGACCCGCTCGCGCAGGCGCTGATCCTGACCGCGATCGTGATCGGGTTCGGGGTGCTGGCGTTCGCGGTGGTGCTGATTCACCGCGCCTACGAAGTGGTCGGTGCTGATGACATGGATCAGATGAAGGATACCGATACATGAGCGCGTACATGGACGCGCTGGTTGCGCTTCCCGTCATCCTCCCGCTGCTGATCGGGGCACTGTCGCTGGCGCTCTGGCGCTCGCATGCCGCGCAGAAGCTGCTCGGTGTGTTCGGCACGCTGGCATTGCTGGCGGTGTCGGTGCACCTGCTGTTCGAGACCTGGGAGCATGACCATCTGGTGATGCACATGGGAAGCTGGCAGGCGCCGTTCGGCATCGTGCTGGTTTCCGACATGCTCTCCGCGATCATGGTCGTGCTGACCGGGATCATCGGTCTTGCGACCGCGATCTATTCGCTGTCCGACATCGGCAGCCGGCACGAGCGCTTCGGTTACTACCCGCTGTTCCACCTGCTGCTCGCGGGCGTGAACGGCGCGTTCCTGACCGGCGACATTTTCAACCTCTATGTGTGGTTCGAGGTGATGCTGGTCGCGTCGTTCGCGTTGCTGATCCTCGGCGGCGAACGCGCGCAGATGGAAGGCGCGATCAAGTACGTGACGCTGAACCTCGTCTCGTCGATGCTGTTCCTGACCGCGATCGGTCTGCTCTATGGCCTGACCGGCACATTGAACATGGCCGACATCGCGGTGCGACTGGCCGAGGTGGAAGACACCGGCCTGGTGACCGTGATCGCGATGCTGTTCATGGTGTCGTTCGGGATCAAGGCCGCGGCGTTCCCGTTCTTCTTCTGGCTGCCGGCGTCGTATCACACGCCGAAGGTCGCGGTCTCGGCGCTGTTCGCGGGCATGCTGACCAAGGTCGGCGTGTACGCGCTGTTCCGGGTGTTCACGCTGATCTTCAACCAGGACGTCAACTACACGCACGAAATCCTGCTGTGGATCGCGATGCTGACCATGCTCACCGGCGTGCTCGGCGCAGCGGCGCAGTTCGAGTTCCGGCGGATCCTGTCGTTCCACATCATCAGCCAGATCGGCTACATGATTCTCGGCCTCGCGCTGTTCACGCCGCTTGCGATCGTCGGCGGGGTGTTCTACATCATGCACCACATCATCGTGAAGGCGAATCTGTTCCTGATCAGTGGGCTGACGTATCAACTGAAGGGATCGCACGAACTCAAGGAACTCGGCGGGCTGTACCGTTCGCATCCGATGCTCGGCGTGCTGTTCATGGTGCCCGCGCTGTCGCTCGCAGGTCTGCCGCCGTTATCCGGATTCTTCGCGAAGTTCATCATCATCCGCGCCGGCATCGAGGTCGAAGCCTGGCTGGCGGTCACGGTGGCGCTGGTCGTCGGTCTGCTGACGCTGTATTCGATGGTCAAGATCTGGAACGAGGTGTTCTGGAAGGCGCAGCCCGAGCCTGCCGGCCGTGCCGCCGGCAGCGGTGCGCCGGCCGGGTCGCTGTTCTGGATGTGGCCGCCGATCGTCGGCCTCGCGCTGATGACGGTGATGATCGGGCTCTATGGCCAGCCGATCTTCGAAATGGCCGAGCTGTCCGCCGAGCAACTGCTGGATACCTCGCGCTATATCGACGCGGTGCTCGGTGCCGACTACGTCGAGTCCCTGCAGGAGATGCGGCGATGATTGCGCTGATCTGGAACATCGCTCTGGCGCTGATCTGGATGGCGCTTACCGGCTCCTTCACCGGCGCGAATCTCCTCCTTGGTTTCGTCCTGGGCTATCTCGTGCTCGCGCTGACGCTGGGGCGCAAGCCTGACGTTCGCAAATACCTGTTGAAGGTGCCGCGGTTTTTCGGGTTCGTCGGCTATTTCTTCTGGGAACTGCTGCTGTCGAATCTCCGGGTCGCCTACGACGTGCTGACGCCGACGCATCACATGAGCCCCGGCGTGATCGCGATGCCGCTGGACGCCAAGACCGACGGCGAGATCACCATCGTCGCGAACCTGATCTCGTTGACGCCCGGGACACTGAGCCTGGACGTGTCCAGCGACAAGAAGGTGCTCTATATCCACGTGATGTACCTGGACGACCGCGACGCGGTGATCCGGAGCATCAAGGTCCTGGAGGCCCGCGCGCTCCAGGTGTTGCGCTGAGGGACCGGTATGTTCGATTACGCGATCTTTCTCGCCTACGCGCTCCTCAGTCTGGCACTGGTGTTGAGTTTCATACGCCTCGTCCTCGGGCCGACGCTACCCGATCGCGTCGTGGCGCTCGAACTTCTCGCGTCGCTGACCGTCGGTTTCATCGGCGTTGCGGTCGTGGCCACGGGTCGATCCGCGTACTTGGACGTGGCACTGGTGCTGGCGCTGACCGCATTCCTCGCAGCGATCGCGTTCGCACGCTATCTCGAGAAGGGAGGGCACCGCGTCGATGATTGAATTCTCGATGATTGAGTTACTGACTGCGGTGTTTCTAGTCTCTGGAGCCGGCTTCATGCTGATTGCCGCACTCGGGTTGTTGCGCATGCCGGATCTGCTCACGCGCATGCACGCGACGACCAAGGCGGGCGTGCTCGGTGCCGGGCTGATCATGGTGGGTGCCGCGATCTACATCGGCCAATTGACGGTGGTGGTGAAGGCGGTTGCGGTGGTCGCATTCCTGATTCTCACCGCTCCGGTGGCCGCACATGCCATCGGCCGCGCCGGCTACTTCGTCGGAGTGCCGCTCTGGTCGAAGACGCACACCGATGAGTTGAAAGGCCGCTACGATCAGGAAACCCACACCCTGGCCTCGTCGGGCGAGAAGGGGTCTGCCCAGCGGGACCAGGGGGCGAGTGGGAAGCGTTCGGAATCGTGAGTGTCACGGGGCAGGGGCGGCAGTTGCCGCCCCTGCGATCGTGGGCGATGGTCAGGCCGCGTAGCGGGCCTTGGCCTCCCGGGCCGCCTCGGCCTCCTCGGCCGAATAGGCCTTGCCGGACCAGAGCATTTCGTACGCGATTTCCTCGTTGCCGTTCTCACACAGTTCGAGCACTTCGCGGAACAGCGGCTGGAACGTCTCGCTCCGGTGCGAGGCCTCGTGGTCCTCGAAGGATTTCCAGAACGTGATGATCAGCGCCTCGCGGTCCTTCAGCGGGCTGTCCACCGCCTGGCCGACGGTCGAGCCCTCGTTCGATACGGCGCCCGAATTCAGCGCGACGAAGCCGCCGATGAACCCGGTGTCCGAGTGGTAGGTCTTCACGTTCTCGCACAGTACCGCGACCCGCTCCTGCAGATCGTCGACCGTGTATTCCGGCTTGAGAATCACGCGGTTGAGGGTCACGACACCATCGGTAGGAAAGTTGCTGATGAGCTGACTCATGACTGCCTCCTCGGCTTGATACCGCCCCGGGACGGGGCGATTCAGTACATTGCTGAACACTAATCTAAATACCCGAGTAAATTAGTCAAGAATAGCCCCGCGAGTCGTGGGCCCTTGCGCGCCCCGTGGTCGGTAGACCGAAGCGCGAGCCCGAAGCCAGTGCCTGCCGGGCGCCCCGATTCCTTTCTCACCAGGGGGCGTGCGGCGCCATGGAAGTCAACGGTGACCCCGGAATCCCCGGATCACCCCGGCGATGCCGACGAGCATGCCGCCGAACGTGGCGGCGAACGCGAGCAGCGATAGCGCCAGGCTGGGGTCGAGCGCGCGGGTTGCCTGTGCGAGCAGCAGGGTGAGCCCGGCGAACGCCAGGGCCATTCCGCCGATCAGCAGCCGCATTTCAGCGATGCAGCCAGCAGGCGGTACGGTGCCCGGGGCGTGGTTCGAAGTCGGGCGGATCGTCGCGGTCGCAGGTACCCTGGATCCTCTGCGCGCAGCGCGGGTGGAACCGGCAGCCGGCGGGCGGGTTCAGCAGGCTGGGCGCTTCGCCCGGCGGGACTGCGCGCTCCGTCTCCGCGTTGCCCGGGTCGGGATCGGCGATCGCGGCGAGCAGCGCCTGTGTGTACGGATGCTGCGGGTGGTTCAGCAGATCGTCGACCGCTGCCTGCTCGACGATCCGCCCGGCGTACATCACGAAGATCCGTTCCGCGAAATGGCGTACCGTGGAGAGGTCGTGGGTGATGAACGCCAGAGTCAGGCCGTATTCCTGCTGGATCTGGCGCAGCAGCTGCAGGATTTCGACGCGCACCGACGCGTCGAGCATCGACACCGGTTCGTCGGCGATGATCACCTGCGGGCGCAGGATCAGCGCCCGTGCGATCACCACGCGCTGCTGCTGGCCGCCGCTCAGCATGTGCGGGAACTTCGCCAGGAAGTCCTCCGGCGGTGTCAGGCGCACCTCCTCGAGCACTTCCAACGCGCGCCGGTCGCGTTCGCTGCGGTCACGCACGCCATGCACGATCAGCGGCTCGTGCAGGATGCGGCGGACGTCCATGAACGGCGGCAGTGCGCCGTACGGATCCTGCTGAACGTAGCCGACGCGCGCGAGATAATCGTTGCGTTCCGAGGGGCGCATGGCCTGCAGCGGGCGGCCCTCGAACACCACCTCGCCGCGGGTCGGCGGGTGCAGGCCCAGCAATGTCCGGGCGAGCGAACTCTTGCCGCAGCCGCTCTCGCCGACGAAGGCCACCGACTCGCTGCGGCCGAGTTCGAAGCTGACTCCGTCGACCGCGCGCACCGAACCCACGCGCAGGAATCCCCACTGGCGCAGGTCGAACCAGGTGTGCAGATCGTGCACGGCCAGCACGGGGCCGGACGGTGGCGGCGGCATCGTGGACGGTTCGGCGCTCATCGTCGTGTCCCCGCGGCATGGAGCCAGCAGCGCACCCGGTGCCGGTCGCCGACAGCGATCGGCACCGGGTCGAGGCCGCAGCGTTCGAAGCGGGAGGGGCAGCGCTCGGCGAACCGGCAGCCCTCCGGCGGATTCAGCAGGCTTGGCGGCTGTCCCGGAATGTGCTCGGGCCGCTGGCGCTGGTGCAGGCGCGGGACGCTTGCCATCAGCAACTGCGAATAGGGGTGTGCCGGTTCCCGGAAGAAGTCCCGCGCATCGGCGAACTCGACGATCTGGCCCGCGTACATCAGCGCGACCCGCTCGGCGATCTCGCTGGACGTGGCCACGTCGTGGGTGATCAGCAGGAAGCTGGTGCCGAGCTCGCGCTTGATGCGCTTCAGCGCATTCATGATCCCCGCCTGCGTCAGTACGTCGAGCGCCGAGGTCGGCTCGTCCATGATCACGAGATCCGGCTCGGTCACCAGCGCCATTGCCAGTACCGCGCGCTGGCGCATCCCGCCCGAGAGTTCGAACGGGTAGCGCTGCAGGAAGTCCGGCGAGATGCCGACCAGGCCGAAGACCTCGGCTGCGCGGGCCAGCGCCCGTTTGCGCGGCCAACCCCGGTGTACTCGGAGCGGCTCGGCGACCTGTTCGCCGACCCGCACGACCGGGTTCAGCGCGTTCATCGCCGCCTGCATCACCAGCGACAGCCGCACCCAGCGCACCTCGCGCCGGAACCGCTCCTCCGAGTAGCCCATGGTTTCGGTGCCGTCGACCTTTACGCTGCCGCTGAACTTTTGCACGTTGCGCGGCAGCACGCGCGTCAGCGCCTTCGCCAGCGAACTCTTGCCGCAGCCCGACTCGCCGAGCACCACCAACGCCTCGTTGCGCCGCAGGTCGAAGCTGACGCCGTCGACCGCGCGCACCACGCCGCGCCCGCTGCGGTAATGCAGCCGGAGATCCTCGACCTGCAGCAGGGGTTCGCCGGCCATTGTCTACATCGCCCTCAGCCGTGGGTTGAAGACCCGGTCCAGCGCGAAGCCGAGCATCGCGAAGCCGAGACCGGTCAGCATCAGCAGTGCCGCCGGCGACAACACCCAGTAGTAGAAACCGTGGTACAGCGCACTCTGGGTCTGGGCGTCGTTCATCACCTTGCCCCAGGTGGGCAGAACCGGGTCGCCAAGGCCGAGCAGCGCGAGCGACGCCTCGAGGAACACGAACGAAGGGATCAGCGTGACGAACGTCGGGATCAGCACCGGCAGGATGCGCGGGATCATGTAGCGCAGCACGATGCGCGCGTTGCCGGCGCCGTAGGCGCGGGCGGCCTCGATGTACGGTGCCTCGCGGATCGGCAGCAGCATCGCGCGGTACATCTTGATCCCGGCGCTGAAGATGCCGAGCGCGATCACCACGCCGAGCATCACCCAGATGCTGGTCGAGTACAGCGTGCCGACCATCACCAGCACCGGCAGCAGCGGCAGGATGATGTTCACCTCGGTGAGCCGCTGGATCACCGCGTCGACCCAGCCGCCGTACCAGACCCCGGCGGCGGCGATCACCAGCGTCGTCACCGTGGTGCCCACGGCCGCGAGCAGGCCGAACGCCAGTGCGACCGGAATCCCCCAGAGCAGTGCCACCATCAGGTCGCGGCGCTGATGGTCGGTACCGGCGAGGCCGTGCACCCGCCCGTAGACGACCAGGTCGGCGTCGATCGTGGCCTGTTCCTCGAACACGATCGCGTCCAGCACCAGCCGGTAGCGTCCGGGCAGCGCTTCCGGAACATCCTCGGCCCCGGGTTCGGCAAACAGGCCCACGTGTGGAACCCGGCCGAGGCGCCGCTCGAGGCCCCAGTCCTGCGAGATCGAAATGCGCTCGTCGCGTGCGAGCCGGCGCCCGCCGAGAATGAACTCGCGCCCGTCGGGGGTCTCCCAGGTCAGGCGCACGAACGGCTCGCGTTCGGCGAATTCCGAGGTCAGGAACAGGTTGAGTTCGCTCGGGAAGCCCTTGTGGGCGTAGTCGAACTCCAGCGGAATGCGCACACGGCTGCCGCCCTCGAAGGGTTCGTGGTCGATGGCCGCGTCGCGGCTCGAGATGACCTGGGTGCGCGGCAGGTCGCCGCCCGCGATCCGGTCCACCCAGACCGGCCGGGCGTTCACCGGGTGCATGCGCCAGACCTCGCCGCCGCGCCAGAGCTCCAGTGCCTGCCCGTACGGAATCGTGACCACGGTGAACACCGCAGTCCCGACCAGCGCCGCGATGATCAGAAGCCCCACCAGCGCCGACGGATAGCGCGCAAGCTGGCGCAGGCCTTCCAGGATCGGCCTCATGCTGCCACCTCCGCCATGGTGCCGGCGCGGCTCATCGTCCCGCTCCCACGCGCACACGCGGATCGAGCATTGCGTAGAGGATGTCGAGCAGGAAGACGGTGATCGCGAGCAGGTAGGCGAAGATCACGACCGTGCCGATGATCACCGGCGTGTCCCGGTGTCCGATCGCCTGGAACAGCAGCGTGCCGAGCCCCGGCCAGTTGAAGACCTGCTCGAGGATGATCGCGCCGCTCCACAGCCCAATCAGCATCAGCGCGAAGCTGGTGATGATCGGCGACAGCGTCGGCCGCAGGATGTACCGCTGCTCGATCAGCCGCGAAGGCAGCCCCTTGGCCCGGGCCATCTCCACGTAGTCCTCGCTCGAGTGGATCAGGAAAAACGTGCGCCACGAATAGATCGAGATGAAGATCGTCGAGATGAACATGGCCGCGAGTGGCAACAGCATGTGCCGCAGCAGGCTCGCGGCGTACTCCAGCGTACCCTCCGGAGGCGGCACGTCGACCATGCCGCCCGCGGGCAGCACCGGGATCAGGAACGCGAAGATCAGGATCAGGAAGATTCCGTAGAACCAGCCCGGGGCCGCGGACGTCGGGGCCAGCGCGATCACGCTGCGGTCGAGTGCGCTGCCGTAGCGTCGCGACAGCCCGAGTGCGATGAACACCGAGGTGAAGAACACCAGCAGGTTCGCGGTGCCGAACAGCAGCAGCGTCGCCGGCAGCCGCTCGACGATGATCCAGTACACCTCGCGGGCGCCGCGGTCGCTGTGCATGTGTTCGGCGCGGCCGAGATCGAGGCGGATCGCCTGCTGCAAGTAGTCGACGCTGCGCACGATGAACGGCTGGTCCAGGCGCAGCCGTTCCACTTCGAACTGCGCCTGGCGTTCGATCAGCTCGTTGCGCTCCTGCAGGCTCATGTCGAAGAACGCCGGGTCCGCGCGCACCTGCTCCGCGACCGTGCTCTGGATCTGCACCAGCCGCAGCTCGTCGACCTGCCCGCCCATGTTCGCGATCAGGATCGTCAGGTACACCCCGACCAGCACGGTCAGGAACAGCGCGATCAGCCGCTTGGAGGTGAACAGCACCAGCTGGCGGATATCGCGCAGCAGGCCCCGTGCCGGTGCCGCCGCGGGGCCGGTCATCGCGAGCCTCCGTTGCGCGCGGCCGACGGTGCCGGCAATGTCGCGAACACCTGCGACGCGAACGAGGGCAGGGCCACGCGCCGGGAAATCACCGCGAACTCGAGGCTGTTCGCGCCGGTGCCCAGCGCGGCGATGGTGTCCGGCTCCAGGCGCAGGCGCCAGCTGCCCGGCCCGTCCGCCTCCGGCGACCCGCGCCGGACCAGCGAGCCGCCGCCGTCGAACAGCAGGTACTGCACGTTTTCGATGTCGTCCAGTGGGTACGGCTCGCCGTCGAAGGTCGCGTGCAGCGTGAATTCGGCCGCCGCGCCGGCTTCCACGACCATCGGCCCGTCGAGTTCGAGTTCCGGGATCGCCGGTCGGGTGAAGCGCAGCCACTTGTCGGAGCGGTCGGGGAAGTCCTCGAAGCGCCGCAGCACCAGCGTGCGCTCGAGCGCATGCACCGAGTGCAGGTAGAACGGACCGTCGCCCACCCAGAAGTGACCGCGGGCTTCCCGCCAGTCGGCGAGCGCCCGGAACCGCGCGCCGGCCTCGTCCGCGCCGACGAAATCGGCCAGCGTCTCGGGGAATGGCATGAAGCCGTCGTGCAGCGCCGCGTCGAGGTGCCGGTCGAGGATCGCGAGGCTCGGGCCGGCCACCAGGCTCATCCAGGTCAGGCGTTCCCGGTCGGCCTTCAGCGAGGAGAACGCGAGATCGCCGGCCGCCTCGGCACGGATGCCGAGCGCCAGCGTGTGCCACGGCGAGGTCGAAGGCGTGCGCGCCGCGACGATGGTCTCCGCGTCGGGATAGATCTGGTCACTGTAGATCTCGATCACCAGCGGATCCTGCGAGACGATGCGCCAGCCCCGAAAATGGCGCTGGAAGACCTCGAAGGTTGGTACATGGCTGGGGTCGAACAGTGCGCTGTTCTCATCGGCCCGCTCGAAGCTCAGGATCCACGGCAGCACCATGTCGGCGAGCGAGACCGGCGAACCGTCGTGCCACTGCCGGTCCAGGTATCCCGGCTCGTAGTGTACGCGGGTGCGGGTGCGGGCGGTCACGCCTTCGGGATGACGTTCGGCGACGGTGACGAAACGCCCGGCGGCGCTGTCCCAGTCGATCCAGGTGTCTTCGGGCACCTCGATGCGCTCGGCGGTTTCGAGACTCAGCCAGTCATGGCTGCGCACCACCGGAACGCCCTCCTGGACGGTCAGTTCGGCGCGCTCGATTCGCTGCGGCCAGTACAGCCCGGTGAACGGATCGGGGATCAGCTCGATGTCGCCCAGCGCGCGCATGATCATCGTATCGAAGATCCAGTTGCTGCCCGCAACCGGGTTCCAGGGCTCGGTCAACAGGTTCGGTACCGCGAACACCACGCGACCGCCGACGCGGTCGCGGAACCGGATCGTGTAGGGCCACAGGCGCGATCCGGAGATGCCGCCGGCAAGATCCACCGCGAGTTCGACTTCCCGGGCATGCGGCAGCACGTTCAGCTGATCGGCGACCCAGACCCGCACCGAGTCCTGCATCGCCAGCTCCAGCGCGCGCGTCATCAGCGTCTCGCGTTCGTCCCAGCTTGCGTAGTCGCGGCGCTGCAGCCGGTCAGCGGCCTCGTCGAACTCGGGATCGGGCGTGTAGACCTGCCAGAGCGGGTCCGGGCGCCCGCGCGGCGTGTAGTAATAGCTGAAGTTCTCGGCCAGATCGCGGT is a window from the Thioalkalivibrio paradoxus ARh 1 genome containing:
- a CDS encoding ABC transporter permease, giving the protein MTGPAAAPARGLLRDIRQLVLFTSKRLIALFLTVLVGVYLTILIANMGGQVDELRLVQIQSTVAEQVRADPAFFDMSLQERNELIERQAQFEVERLRLDQPFIVRSVDYLQQAIRLDLGRAEHMHSDRGAREVYWIIVERLPATLLLFGTANLLVFFTSVFIALGLSRRYGSALDRSVIALAPTSAAPGWFYGIFLILIFAFLIPVLPAGGMVDVPPPEGTLEYAASLLRHMLLPLAAMFISTIFISIYSWRTFFLIHSSEDYVEMARAKGLPSRLIEQRYILRPTLSPIITSFALMLIGLWSGAIILEQVFNWPGLGTLLFQAIGHRDTPVIIGTVVIFAYLLAITVFLLDILYAMLDPRVRVGAGR
- a CDS encoding ABC transporter substrate-binding protein → MNRFLLAAAVLLLAGITAMLFLRPAPDPGAPAARGADHGAPGDPAQRTGALVDQIVFTQESDVGKVTGLIEAGTHHVFGQGVTSTTVFQRLRDSERAAYDLAFGSSMELTVNPAGPHFASGELNPFHVREVREALNWLINRRYVAEELYGGLAVPRYLPLNTVFPDYARLAEAARALELRYQHDPLRAERVIQREMERLGATREDGRWLYQGQPVRVSVLIRTEDARKRVGDYVANLMEDLGFRVERLYRTAEEASRIWIAGDPHAGRWHLYTGGWISTVINRDLAENFSYYYTPRGRPDPLWQVYTPDPEFDEAADRLQRRDYASWDERETLMTRALELAMQDSVRVWVADQLNVLPHAREVELAVDLAGGISGSRLWPYTIRFRDRVGGRVVFAVPNLLTEPWNPVAGSNWIFDTMIMRALGDIELIPDPFTGLYWPQRIERAELTVQEGVPVVRSHDWLSLETAERIEVPEDTWIDWDSAAGRFVTVAERHPEGVTARTRTRVHYEPGYLDRQWHDGSPVSLADMVLPWILSFERADENSALFDPSHVPTFEVFQRHFRGWRIVSQDPLVIEIYSDQIYPDAETIVAARTPSTSPWHTLALGIRAEAAGDLAFSSLKADRERLTWMSLVAGPSLAILDRHLDAALHDGFMPFPETLADFVGADEAGARFRALADWREARGHFWVGDGPFYLHSVHALERTLVLRRFEDFPDRSDKWLRFTRPAIPELELDGPMVVEAGAAAEFTLHATFDGEPYPLDDIENVQYLLFDGGGSLVRRGSPEADGPGSWRLRLEPDTIAALGTGANSLEFAVISRRVALPSFASQVFATLPAPSAARNGGSR